One Nematostella vectensis chromosome 10, jaNemVect1.1, whole genome shotgun sequence genomic window, GGCTGGATCATAAAAGCATTTCTGCGGCAATCAGAAAGGAGAAAAGGAGGTAGTTTTACAGAACAACTAGGTCCACCCGCTCTTCTTGCAACcttggaggggaggggacaaGTCGAGTGCGCTCATTTTGGGTTTGTATCTCTTCGTATTCAAGCTGATCCCGTTCACTTGCATTGTCTGTGCTGAGCCCAAAGACTGTCGGTAAGCGGTTGTTACGCACATAGCCCTGCACAGCCTCCTAAACACACATAAAAAAGGCTAAGTTAGCCAACATTTGAATGTTGCGAACACCAGTAAACTATAAGGCTCTGTTAGCCAACATGTTTATGCGGCAAACACCAATTAAAGTATAAGACTCCGTTAGCCAACATGTTTATGTGGCAAACACCAATAAACTATTAGGCTCTGTTAGCCAACATGTGAATGCGGCAAAGACCAATAAACTATAAGGGTCTGTTAGCCAACATGTGAATGCGGCAAAGACCAATTAAAGTATAAGACTTTGTTAGCCAACATTTGAATGTGTAAACTAAAAGCTCTGTTAGTCAAATTGTGAATGCGGCAATAAACATTGACATTACTGTGGTTTTCAATAACGTGCAAATCTACCAGAAAGCGAAATCCCATCCTGGCTTTCgtcataaaaaataattgaattgttttcattggacagcactgaaatggtttccgTCACACCAACAAGGCCCTGACCAAttaaaaagcaccaaatgtaATTATCAAAATTTAGATGACAGTAGCCAGAAAGCAGTTGGAAATAATTCACAGGATAATAAACATTACAGTAAAGCATCCGTGAGCCAAATCATGAACATTGCATTAAAGTATCTGTGAGCTAAATAATGAATGGATGAGTAGCTTCGTGTCTAGTGTGGATAAAGTACAAGACTAATACTTACTTGTAGTACCCTGGGACTAGCTTCGGCTTTAGTCAGGATACAGTACAAGACTTGTACTTACTGGAGCTAGCTTCAGCTTTAGTCAGGATACAGTACAAGACTTGTACTTACTGGAGTTAGCTTCAGCTTTAGTCAGGATACAGTACAAGACTTGTACTTACTGGAGCTAGCTTCAGCTTTAGTCAGGATACAGTACAGGACTTGTACTTACTGGAGCTAGCTTCGGCTTTAGTCAGGATACAGTACAAGACTTGTACTTACTGGAGCTAGCTTCAGCTTTAGTCAGGATACAGTACAAGACTTGTACTTACTGGAGCTAGCTTCAGCTTTAGTGTGGATACAGTACAAGACTTGTACTTACTGGAGCTAGATTTAGCTTTAGTCAGGATACAGTACAAGACTTGTACTTACTGGAGCTAGCTTCGGCTTTAGTCAGGATACAGTACAAGACTTGTACTTACTGGAGCTAGCTTCGGCTTTAGTCAGGATACAGTACAAGACTTGTACTTACTGGAGTCGACTCTAGTGTGGACACTTACTTGTAGTACCCTGGGACTAGCTTCGCTGAGACCACTGGCCATCTCCTGGGACAGGAACCGTGATGGTTCATAGTAATACTGCTGCATGAAGTAATAGAAGACACTGGTGATGACTGGGAGTGGAAGGACTAACAGGGCAATAGTGAAGTTTTCTTTGAGTCCGAATATGCCGATCATCAGAAGATGGAAAATGATGAGACTTGCAACCATTCTAGGGGAGAATCAATGTCTTGAATCAATATGAGAAATCAATGTCTTAAATCAATGTATGAGAAATCAATACAACCATTGAATTGTTACCCATAACAGTAACAGGTATAATATACGTTTTTCAAATTAGGTTGTCCTTAAGAATTCATGTGCTATACCCTGCATGTCTCATGGGTAACGTGGGTGAATAGCAGAATCCCGGTCTTTGAAAACCATGTCAATGTTTACAGGTGCAAAAACGAGActggatttgtttttatttacacttAATATCCCACTTAGGTATACTCATTTACTTAATACTTATGAAGCACTGCGCGTTAAGACAATAGGTGTATATGACAGCGTCTACACACAATTATTATTCTGAAAGCCATATAATTTCGAACttcagggttttttttgcAAGGACAAAGAGGCCCCCTAATATCTATAATGTGCAATGACACTGAAACACTAACCTGTTAAATATGACTGGCCAAAGCTTACCGCCCGTGCTGTGAGTAGGGATATAGACACACAACACCTGGTATGTCCAGACTACACAGCCAAAGCCAAAGTACATCACCACAAAGGGTGAGATAAGAGGAGCCAGAACGGAGTAGGACAGGCCAACCATAAACATGAGAAGGTGATCTGAATACTGCAGAGAGACCAACAACCCTTAGAACATAGAAGAACTATTACCACCTATGCGAAGCAGTTCACGAGCCAGTGGCTTACACATAGTCCTCTATGGAAATCATTTGTTGTACCTTAAGCTCTATACCTCATACAAAATGAGTTATATATGAGGTATGAGAAACAGGCAATTCAGGCCCATACCCCAGATTAGCTGAGGGAGGGTgtcagtcataggtatcatgtgGAAAAagtagtatttgaagattctttaaaaaaagaaatgagcCACTTTTTGGGCATCAATagttggggggtggggggtggggggtgcatGTGCATCCTACACACCCCCTATGTATGCGCCTGCCATGAAGAAAATGAACCAAacataaatgaaaacaaaaataaaaaaaagaaaataagggATAATTATTTAACCATTTGATCATAAGGTAGAGAAGATGGCCTCCATGACTCCTTCTCTTCTCTTGGAGTGCGCTGAGAACACTTCGCAAATGGCCATAGAATCAGTGGGAAGAGCTGCAGGAGCTCCAGACTGTAGAATGGAAGGGCATAGAGCATGATGAGGGAGATAAAGAAGGTGGACTGGGAGGGAAGAGTGGTGGCCAAAAAATCAGGGATCTCCTTTGGCGCGTCAATCATCTCCCTGAGTTTGTTTAGTGCAGAGCCAGCCAGGGACAGGAACAAGAACTGGTTGACTGCCTGCAAATATAAATATGTAGTTGTGAGTAGTAGTGAGTTTAGTAGGGTCAGGGGTGTAGCCAGGGGTGTGGCCCAGGGGGTCCGGGCCCCCCCTTCtaacagccaaaaatacagtttaTATATGAGACCTTATCgtaggagaaaatgccttcaAAGGGCCTTTgtggccccctcctgttaaaaatcctggctacgccgccgCCACTTTAAAACTGTGTTTATAGCATACTTTAGAATCTCCTTGAGTACAGCCTTTTTTGGGATTGCATACCTTAAATACAAAAAGTCTACCAAGAACCAACTCATCTACTTCAGACTTTGAGCGAACACCCTCAAGAGTGGTCAATAAACGCACAAGCTGCAACAAATACCAAATAGATTTTTAACTGTATTAGAGAACAATTATGTGGGTCACATTTCTTGTGCTACAGCCATGATAATCTTAAAATGCATAATATATAACATTACTTACCCAGGGCAGAATAAGGTAGAACAACCACAGGGCAATACTTGATAAAAAGCCTTTGATGAACAGCCTCACAAATGACGGGTACTTATCGACTGGAAATAAGATTCAGTTATTAAATAGATCACAAATGATGGGTACTTATCTACTGGAAATAAGATTCAGTTATTATATAGATCACAAATGATGGGTACTTATCTACTGGAAATAAGATTCAATTATTACCAAATAGATCACAAATGATGGGTACTTATCGACTGGAAATAAGATTCAGTTATTATATAGATCACAAATGATGGGTACTTATCGACTGGAAATAAGATTCAGTTATAATTAAATAGATCACAAATGATGGGTACTTATCGACTGGAAATAAGATTCAATTATTACAAAATAGATCACAAATGATGGGTACTTATCGACTGGAAATAAGATTCAATTATTACCAAATAGATCACAAATGATGGGTACTTATCGACTGGAAATAAGATTCATTTATTATCAAATAGATCACAAATGATGGGTACTTATCAACTGGAAATAAGATTCAGTTATTATCAAATAGATCACAAATGATGGGTACTTATGGACTGGGAATAAGATTCAGTTACTATTAAGTGGGAAAAGATAATTGTTGGCCGTTATAATATTCTCACAACATCTAATGCTTCAACCATACTTACAGTCACCAAGGAATGGAACAAGTTTTCTCAAGTTGTCGAGTGCTATAAGTGAGGAGACAAAGCTTGTTGGAATAGTCCAGAAGAACACAAGGAAAAACAAGAACAGCCAGACTAAGACAGTACGGAGCTGCCTACAAGATGAAAAGAAGAATAGTTGTTATGAAAGCCTCAGATTCTAGTTCAAAATGTAAAAGCTAGTGATTTCTCAGCAATCCTTTTAAGCTTAACCTAACATAACCTAAGTATCACGTTTGgaaggaaagaaaaataaagttgATATTGCTATATTTCTAGCTCTTATCTGGTTTCTAAGGAGGGATTTAAGGTGAAAAGAGCTATTACTATTACTTTTCAAGATGTTAAAATTTTGCAATTTTGAGATTATTTTCACGATTTCGctgtttttgtaaaaacaagatcactttattttgGCGATTTTACGATTTTGGGACaataaaaacaagcaaaactgtaAGAAACTGAATGAATGGCCTAAATTTAGTTCCccaaaaatctataaatacagtTTAGAATTGCCCAACTCAACCCCTTTCAGTACTATTTTTACATCAGAGGACTCAATAAACAAGGTGTTTGTATGAAGCTTATCAAACAGATATTATTTCACCAAGGCTTTTTGTGTATTCACTTAATTTTCACGCCTCCAAATTTTTGGgacaattttttaaaatgacGAAATTAAAGTGACAGCAAAATAAAGTGTTATAAAGTATATCTTTGATATATATTTTCCTGTGAGAGATCATGGCTGTTTTGTTTTGGCCTGTAGGCAATCACCTGTTCAGAAACCCAATGCTGAGGTTTCCCCAGATGACCGCCTTGACATCAGGGGCTGGCTCAACATTGACCTTCATAGACACATTATCCCACAGACACTGGGCTGCAATGTTGGCTGCTTTCAAGGATTTGAAGACTACAAATGCACAGGGAAGAATGCAGTGCTTCTTGTTCATCTCCTCTTCCAGCTGAACTTGTAATTTCTTTTggaaaaatcataaagacacaatTGTCTTCAGTGCTACAGGTTGAATCCATGTTAGGGTAAAACAGGCCTGACTATAATATATACCAAGGCAGGTCTATGGCCTTGATTAAGCAAGTTAAGTTTATGTTTTCTGGTGCAGAGACTTGTTTGTATATTTGCTGGGGAAAGTGACATTGACATTGATTTATTCCATATGTCCTTTGTGAAATTCAGACTACTTGGGATAAGCTccccgcccctccccccaccacaGCCACATGATAATGGCTAAATACTAACATCTTCTGCTGGAGATTATTACCTGTAATTGATCTTCATAGAAGGTCAATGAGTCAATTTCGTCTCCACATAGATTTAATGTATGAGAAGGTCGCTCTCCAGTACATTCCATGTTGAACTGCCAAAAACATTATAAATCATTGACCAGATTCAAATCATTCCTTAGTTTTATAGTGCAAGTTTTTACCTGAGCCTTCTCCTGCTTGAGAACTAATTTGTCATGGAGTTTAATCATCTTTTTCCATATTGACAAATCCTCAACAATGGTCACATCTTCaacctttaaaaaagaaaagtgtaACAAAATAAATGGTAATAACAGATACAGAATGACACAAATAGAAGCTATATatcaaatatataatatatacctACCTGCCCAGGAAAAAGTTTTTCAACATAAGCTTTCATACTGTCTTCATCTTGTAGCTGCAAATGGAGAAAGTGTTTGTTTGAGCCAACCAAAATGAGGAAGTGCTTGTTTGAGCCAATGTTTGGCATCACCCCTACCAATAGGCAATTTGCACTAATGGATCTTGGGTTCTTGGGTGTGCAAGTCACCTTTCCCCTATCTTAGACACCAACTTTTGCAACAACACCTTCCACCTTAACACTCTCTTACTCGCTCACTCTCAGGCTTCTTTCTAGGTGGCACAcctttccccctcccccacaaccTCTCTAGTAACCTCACCTTGCAAcaccatccccccccctctttcttctAGGCACCAGCCCTTTCCAgtccatcccctaaaacccaaATTGCCCTCTCTCCTATCATACCTGAGTTGGTAGCTCACTcacaaaaacagtatactggCTGCGTaaccctttagacagatgttCCTGCCTGTAGAGCACATAAACTCTCCACTCCTCATACAGGAGATAGCATATGACAAGAGTGTACCCCCACACCGCCACCAAGTGTGCCCACAATTTTGGTGACCTTTCCTTGATATTTGACATGGTGAGCTTATCAAGACCCGTAGCGTCCATTCCACCATAGTGGTTTAACGGTAATAGTACAGCTATCCCATAAGGCAGAAGTATCAAAGAGATCTTGAAACAGAGTTTCATGAATCGAATGTACACAAACGCGTCGATGCCAGAGTAGAAGAAAATATCATCGTCGTTTGCCATGAATGCTGGCATGATCCACGCGAAAGAAGAGTTTGGAAGTTTACCAAGAGGAAACATGGTGTCAAGGAGAATAAGTCTCGGGGCGTAAAGGCGCTTTATTCGTGTCCTCAAATGCGAGAACAACGACAAAATCACCACCGCAATTCCTGCATTCAGCCCAAGCGAGACCAGGAATACGTCAGTACTGTCTGATGGGAGAGTATCCTTAGTTTCATTGCCAAGTAAGGATTTGTCGGAGGATAGAGGCATTGTTAATCGAGATTTCACGTTTTTCGTGAGGGAAGAAAAAGGAATTATTTAGGAACCAGGTACTTCAAGATCTTcttccgccatcttggttgGGGCAGCCGCTGACATGGCACAGCTTTTTCGCGGCGCTTAAGTGAGAGGCTGGGCTGCTTCTGATCGAAAAggttgtcgtcaaccggcctcgcgactacgcgacaagctcGCATGTGGGCGCGGGTGAAAAAACACTGAAGCGCccagctgcatatattagccagcACCTATACGGTAAGACTAAAGTTATGCGTTgggtaatatacacctatttcaattaagtttGACATAAGGTAAATGGAAAATAGAAAATGCCTGACCGCTACGCATCATGGGTATCTTGCACGCCTTTCGCGGGCTAAACCTCCATAAGCCGCGATTTGTTCCCGCGCTTTTAACGACAGCAGGTCCAAGAAGACCTGCACAACATACTTATTGTGCGAGCATATGAGGGAGCATATTTACGAGCACTACAAGAAAGAATTTTGGCCGGCCTCGTCATCCACCGCATTCAGCCTCGGGTATTTCGCTGGAAGTAATTGCAAGTACCAAATAAACTCCCGCTCCTAATTGCTGTCAGCTTACAGCCACGAAAGGGGAAACCTAATAAAACTTTCGGCAGACCCTTGTGAGAGaaaggcggggggggggggaccagGGGGTTTCAGAGAAACTAGTGGGAGGCgtggatcgcccctccgggcctcccagccccgtctcccgTCTTAGGCCTGGGAGGCGTGAATCGCCCCTCCGAGCCCTccagccccgtctctatatatcaagcgtataatgtttcacgtacgtAAACAATCGGcgattgctaatgtaggccgaatcgatttcacgtacataagcttttggcgattgtttatgtaggccaaatcgatttcgcGTACGGGGcgattgctaatgtaggccaaatcgatttcacgtacataaacaaacggcaaaagctaatgtaggccaaaacgATTTCAcatacataaacaatcggcaaaagctaatgtaggccaaaacgatttcgcgtacatgaataatcGATTAGGGCCGCAGttgtttcgcgtgcatgaataactaattagggctgcaggtgtttcgcgtgcataaataattaattaggcgttggacttgcaattagacatccgtctgtcctgtggtatgccgagcgttcgaaggatgaggtgcggaaaagattactgcgggtggctaaagatCGGCCACGCAAACCCGTGCGGccggaggtgcatggacacctactgcaaggtgcacctccaaaggctccgtaagggcagccccctccccgtgccgtgcagggtctgcggcatagggactcagtcggagacgcggctgtgccgcccctgcggagcgaatcgtaaagggcagaggatgcgtggcatcgagaggcgcgctcggaaatggttcgcactcgtcctgtctgacatcgcggCCCGCGGTGCggtcaattagagactgggtggcgcagggcatacccaaactctcagttagagactgggtggctcAAGGTGTGCCCGAACATGGACGCCCacatagaggagattctcgatagcatgcgtgacaaagaggcgcccgccgtactggcagggctggtccagaacatcctggacgaggacatccccgacgatgtcaaacacaggctgcttaagccgctcgtaccggagaGGGTGTGGACGGAGGAggtctggcgcgagttcgGCCCtctgctgccgggacggcggcaagagggcccagagagcttagaccccgagac contains:
- the LOC5508702 gene encoding CSC1-like protein ERD4, which translates into the protein MPLSSDKSLLGNETKDTLPSDSTDVFLVSLGLNAGIAVVILSLFSHLRTRIKRLYAPRLILLDTMFPLGKLPNSSFAWIMPAFMANDDDIFFYSGIDAFVYIRFMKLCFKISLILLPYGIAVLLPLNHYGGMDATGLDKLTMSNIKERSPKLWAHLVAVWGYTLVICYLLYEEWRVYVLYRQEHLSKGLRSQYTVFVSELPTQLQDEDSMKAYVEKLFPGQVEDVTIVEDLSIWKKMIKLHDKLVLKQEKAQFNMECTGERPSHTLNLCGDEIDSLTFYEDQLQKLQVQLEEEMNKKHCILPCAFVVFKSLKAANIAAQCLWDNVSMKVNVEPAPDVKAVIWGNLSIGFLNRQLRTVLVWLFLFFLVFFWTIPTSFVSSLIALDNLRKLVPFLGDFDKYPSFVRLFIKGFLSSIALWLFYLILPWLVRLLTTLEGVRSKSEVDELVLGRLFVFKAVNQFLFLSLAGSALNKLREMIDAPKEIPDFLATTLPSQSTFFISLIMLYALPFYSLELLQLFPLILWPFAKCSQRTPREEKESWRPSSLPYDQMYSDHLLMFMVGLSYSVLAPLISPFVVMYFGFGCVVWTYQVLCVYIPTHSTGGKLWPVIFNRMVASLIIFHLLMIGIFGLKENFTIALLVLPLPVITSVFYYFMQQYYYEPSRFLSQEMASGLSEASPRVLQEAVQGYVRNNRLPTVFGLSTDNASERDQLEYEEIQTQNERTRLVPSPPRLQEERVDLVVL